From one Camarhynchus parvulus chromosome 25, STF_HiC, whole genome shotgun sequence genomic stretch:
- the EFNA4 gene encoding ephrin-A4: MRPAPLLGLLLWAPLLWAPPVRGFRHGVHWNGSNPRFLRDDYSIQVAINDYLDIYCPHYEGAVPAGRAETFTLFMVDREGYRGCYETPGAFKRWECNRPRAPFGPVRFSEKIQRFTPFSLGFEFQPGETYYYISVPSPESAGRCLKLRVTVCCRGTTPEPVTEVPNSQPRGRGGPEDVAPARGTAVPSQPCTPCLALVLLALLWI, from the exons ATGCGCCCCGCGCCGCTGCTcgggctcctgctctgggcgCCGCTGCTCTGGGCGCCGCCGGTGCGCGGCTTCCGCCACGGCGTCCACTGGAACGGCAGCAACCCCAG GTTCCTGCGGGACGACTACTCCATCCAGGTGGCCATCAATGACTACCTGGACATCTACTGCCCGCACTACGAGGGGGCGGTGCCCGCCGGCCGGGCTGAGACCTTCACGCTCTTCATGGTGGATCGGGAGGGTTATCGCGGCTGCTACGAGACCCCCGGCGCCTTCAAGCGCTGGGAGTGCAACCGGCCCCGGGCGCCCTTCGGGCCCGTCCGATTCTCCGAGAAGATCCAGCGTTTCACCCCCTTCTCACTCGGCTTCGAGTTCCAGCCGGGGGAGACCTACTACTACATCT CCGTGCCCAGCCCCGAGAGCGCCGGGCGATGCCTGAAGCTGCGCGTCACCGTCTGCTGCCGAGGCACCA CGCCAGAGCCGGTGACAGAGGTGCCGAATTCGCAGCCCCGAGGGCGCGGGGGCCCCGAAG ATGTGGCTCCTGCCCGGGGCACCGCGGTCCCGTCGCAGCCCTGCACCCCATGCCTGGCGCTcgtgctcctggccctgctctggatCTGA
- the ADAM15 gene encoding LOW QUALITY PROTEIN: disintegrin and metalloproteinase domain-containing protein 15 (The sequence of the model RefSeq protein was modified relative to this genomic sequence to represent the inferred CDS: substituted 1 base at 1 genomic stop codon), with amino-acid sequence MGAMAPRLLLAAGLLLAAGTGSAAGYSSQQQQQQHSEELGHSWSVTPRVLWDNRTLSLAEATQGGFPARLIVLLELEGLQLLLELEQNWELVQGTGALLYYLPDGTRVIQEPREQEHCCYQGTVQGFPGSWANLCACAGLSGRLWLSDTRSYTLEPDSSSPEQHVASQLRLEPQSCRQGSHPGAEATEPPWPQRGKRAAAEQRFVELVMVVDHAAFQNYPNLQRVHTRTLEIANQVDVFFRPLGVRVALLAVEVWSEGDKIAVGGSARAVLERFLRWRQEELLPQLPHDNAQLLTGAHFDDVSVGMSTQASVCSPTRSGGVSMDHSVSVLVMASTVAHQLGHNLGMRHDSAGRFCDCGDLRHDRGCIMAPPTGLTPGLSFSNCSRQDLERSLQQGQGWCLSNVPEPQVLTGSPTCGNHFVELDEECDCGLSVECTDPCCNSSSCQLMPGAVCATEDACCEDCQLRPAGHVCREPLGECDLPEFCDGVSRRCPPDTFLQDGQPCASGRARCYSGACATYEGQCQQLLGPGASPVSSSCMAALNAXGDERGHCGQLPNGSYVTCTQQDTSCGMLQCQRSSSRGNSPEGSCQGTTLPGDEDVTDAAMVLPGTTCGPGKICLQHRCQDISMLGDQQCQSKCHGHGVCNNHGHCHCERGWAPPSCDSPGMGGSQDSGPAGLERERSALPTALLLSALLGLALALGLCRARRAGLHKRLCQLGKGTSCQYSAETRVRFLGPGAADGWSGISQPEPPSGSSQGPPARPRPPQWRQATELQVMHGSKPAALGSARPDPPSRPLPPDPVPKAPPSDRPPPPTRPLPADPVLLSAQPPGPAKPPPPQRPLPSHPPGPSVSRSETPPGHPYVTVIPARPAPAPPEA; translated from the exons GGGGGGTTCCCTGCCCGTCTGATagtcctgctggagctggaggggttgcagctgctgctggagctggagcagaactG ggagctggtgcagggcactggggcacTGCTCTATTACCTGCCCGATGGCACACGGGTGATCCAGGAGCCCAGAGAGCAG gagcactgctgctACCAGGGGACAGTGCAGGGcttccctggctcctgggccaacctctgtgcctgtgctggacTCAG TGGCCGCCTCTGGCTGTCGGACACCAGGAGCTACACACTGGAgccagacagcagcagcccagagcagcacgtGGCATCCCAGCTTCGGCTggagccacagagctgcaggcagggctcccaCCCCGGGGCAGAGGCAACAGAGCCCCCCTGGCCACAGAGG ggcaagcgggcagcagcagagcagcgcTTTGTGGAGCTGGTGATGGTGGTGGACCACGCTGCG tTCCAGAATTACCCCAACCTACAACGTGTTCACACCCGGACCCTGGAAATCGCCAACCAGGTGGATGTG TTCTTCCGCCCGCTGGGAGTGCGGGTGGCCCTGCTGGCCGTGGAGGTCTGGAGCGAGGGTGACAAGATCGCGGTGGGCGGCAGCGCCCGGGCCGTGCTGGAGCGGTTCCTGCGCTGGcgccaggaggagctgctgccccagctgccccacGACAATGCCCAGCTCCTGAC AGGTGCCCACTTTGATGATGTCTCCGTGGGGATGTCGACTCAAGCCTCTGTGTGTTCCCCCACGCGCTCCGGAGGGGTCAGCATG GATCACTCTGTCAGTGTCCTCGTCATGGCCTCCACTGTGGCCCATCAGCTGGGGCACAACCTGGGCATGCGCCACGACAGCGCCGGGCGCTTCTGCGACTGCGGCGACCTCCGGCACGACCGCGGCTGCATCATGGCACCGCCCACAGG gtTGACACCTGGCTTGAGCTTCAGCAACTGCAGCCGGCAGGACCTGGAGcgcagcctgcagcagggccagggctggtgccTCTCCAATGTCCCCGAGCCCCAGGTCCTGACTGGAAGCCCCACCTGTGGGAACCACTTCGTAGAGCTGGACGAGGAATGTGACTGCGGCCTCAGCGTG GAGTGCACCGATCCTTGCtgcaacagcagctcctgccagctgatGCCAGGGGCCGTGTGTGCCACTGAGGACGCCTGCTGTGAGGACTGCCAG CTGCGCCCTGCTGGCCACGTGTGTCGGGAGCCGCTGGGCGAGTGTGACCTGCCCGAGTTCTGTGACGGGGTCTCACGGCGCTGCCCCCCTGACACGTTCCTGCAGGACGGGCAGCCCTGTGCCAGTGGGCGGGCACGCTGCTACAGCGGGGCCTGTGCCACCTAcgaggggcagtgccagcagctgctggggccag gtgccagtcctgtctccagctcctgcatggCTGCCCTGAACGCATGAGGGGATGAACGTGGGCACTGTGGGCAGCTCCCCAACGGCTCCTATGTCACTTGCACCCAGCA GGACACCAgctgtgggatgctgcagtgccagcGCAGCAGCTCCCGTGGGAACAGCCCAGAAGGGTCCTGCCAGGGCACCACCCTGCCCGGGGATGAGGATGTGACGGATGCGGCCATGGTGCTGCCTGGCACCACCTGTGGCCCCGGGAAG ATATGCCTCCAGCACCGGTGCCAGGACATCTCCATGCTGGGTgaccagcagtgccagagcaaaTGCCACGGGCACGGG GTGTGCAACAACCACGGGCACTGCCACTGTGAGCGGGGGTGGGCCCCCCCAAGCTGTGACAGCCCCGGCATGGGGGGCAGCCAGGACAGCGGCCCTGCCGGCCTTGAGCGAG AGAGAAGCGCCCTGCCCACGGCCCTGCTGCTGAGcgcgctgctggggctggcgctggcactggggctgtgccgTGCCCGCCGTGCCGGCCTGCACAAGCGCCTCTGCCAGCTCGGGAAAGGCACCTCCTGCCAGTACAG TGCTGAGACCCGGGTACGGTTCCTGGGTCCCGGAGCCGCAGACGGCTGGAGCGG GATCTCACAGCCAGAGCCCCCGTCGGGCAGCAGCCAAGGTCCCCCTGCGCGTCCCCGGCCCCCGCAGTGGCGGCAGGCCACGGAGCTGCAGGTCATGCATGGCAGCAAG ccGGCTGCCCTCGGCTCAGCCCGGCCTGATCCGCCCTCCCGGCCTCTCCCGCCGGACCCTGTGCCCAAG GCCCCCCCCTCGGACAGGCCGCCCCCCCCCACACGCCCGCTGCCCGCAgaccctgtgctgctgagcgCTCAG CCCCCAGGTCCAGCCAAGCCCCCACCACCGCAGCGGCCGCTGCCCTCACACCCCCCGGGCCCTTCGGTGTCCCGCAGCGAGACCCCCCCTGGGCACCCCTATGTCACCGTGATTCCTGCCAG gcccgccccggccccgccagAGGCCTGA